ATCATTCCAAGAGATGCTAAAAAAAATTGGATTAAAATAGCAATATTAATTTCAATTATTCCTAGCATAAATGAACTTATAATACTTATAATCATCCATTTAATAATACTACTATTAAAAAAATTACCTAATATATTCAATCGAACTAAAAAATCTTTAAACTGTTTCATTTTATTCATTCATTTTTAACTTATATAATAAATTTTATAAGCTCTAAGTAAAAAATATATTTAACGCAATAGTATAACATTATTCTTGTTTTTGTCAACTTTCACAAACTCTTTCTAAAACAAAAATTACTATCAATTCGTTTTTTTAAAGATGATCATCTTATTTCAATTACTTACAATTTTTAAAGGGATGAAAATATTTTATTTACGAATATTTGTCAACACTCATGTTATGTACTTTATCAAAATTTTATAATTTCATCGACCTTATTATGAGGTTGACGAAATTTTTTCAATAAATTTAACTTCGGCATTCACAAATGTAGTATATTCTAAATTAGTCGCAAGAACAATGAATAATACAATCTTTAAGTTTAATCTACTTGAATTTTATAAAATTATAAGAATAATAGGGATGTGATTAAAATTTAGATTGTTTTATGGATACATTCTGAAAATAACTTAAGTTTAAAAATATGGAGATAAGAATATTTTGGAAAACAATAATATAAATCAAGAAAATTTATTAATAAATAAAGACTTAATTATAAATCATCAGCAATTATTTCGAGATGACAAAGGAACTATCAAACCAATGCTTTCAACACTAGAAGGCATTTCTTTTCAAGAAAGTCCTCTAGACTTTTTCATTTTATTGGCAAGATATAAATTTGCAGCTCGTTTTATTAAGAAAAATCATTCTGTTTTAGATGCGGGTTGTGGTCATGGCAACGGCAGTGTTTTTTTGAGCAAATTTGCAAAAGAAGTAAAGGGAGCTGATTTTGATCAAGACCTAATAAACTCAAATTCAGAGCAATACAAATCAATACCTAACTTATCCTTTTCAAGAATCAACTTACTAGATGTAAATGATTTTAATACTTTTGATGTCGTTGTTTCAATGGATGTGATAGAACATTTCACTAAAGAACAAACAGAAATTGTTGCTTCAAACTATGCAAAACTTACATCTGACAATGGCTTTGCCATAATAGGGACTCCAAATATAGCCTCACAACCATTCGCTT
The genomic region above belongs to Silvanigrella paludirubra and contains:
- a CDS encoding class I SAM-dependent methyltransferase — translated: MENNNINQENLLINKDLIINHQQLFRDDKGTIKPMLSTLEGISFQESPLDFFILLARYKFAARFIKKNHSVLDAGCGHGNGSVFLSKFAKEVKGADFDQDLINSNSEQYKSIPNLSFSRINLLDVNDFNTFDVVVSMDVIEHFTKEQTEIVASNYAKLTSDNGFAIIGTPNIASQPFASKRRIESHIHEFEPQEFETLLKRHFKNVFLFSMTDETVSTSFSKMAWYLMAICTK